The Eubacterium maltosivorans genome includes the window AAGGTCGGTGTCATCGCCCCAGATGGTAATGGTCCGGTTCGATACAGTTCCCCATTCGTATTGGGGCGTTTCAAAGGCTGTCACCGACACGGTTTCTTTTTTCTGCCCGCAGCCTGTTAAAAGAAGCGCCGCTATCGCCACAAGGCAGACGCTCCGGCCAATATGCTTTTTCATTTTTCCCTCTATTTGATGCCGATCGACATATTATTTATTATTTAATCATTTACATATAAAATTATATCCCTTTTTCCGGTATTATTCAACAGGATAAAATCATTATCACTAATAAGTGATTAAAAATAAAAAAGCGGCACCCTAAGGGTGCCGCAGCATTGGCTTAATATTTTTCCTTCAGCATTTCTCCATGCCTGTTAAAGGTTTCGATGGCCGAAACTGCCAGCTCCTTGTTCATCATCTTTTCGAAGATATTATAAGGAATGGTAACAGAATGCGCGCCGCAGGCCAGGGTCTGTATGACCTGGTTGGTATTCTTAAAGCTTGCGCCCAGAATCTCACAGTCTAACTGGTGTTCATCAATAAAATCGCGGATAATGGAAACCGCCTTGTAGGGGTCCAGATCGTTGTTGGACATGCGGTTAATGTAAGGCGCAATACTGTCGCAGCCCGCCAGCGCGGCAAATATCCCCTGATCCGCAGAGTAAACGGCTGTCCCCAGAATTCTGCAGTCCGGGTATTTTTCGCGTATCTGCTTTACCACCTCCAGCCCTGCAATATCCATTGGTATTTTAAGACCGACACGCCCCGCGTTGTCGAGGGACAGAATTGTCTCGCAGTCCTCCAGGCGCTCCTCCACTGTTTCACCGATGGCCTGCACATAGATAAAACGCACCCCCATCTCCAGGATTTCACGCACCTTTTCCGCTCTGGGGGTCCGCTCGTTAAGAAGAATGGTTGGATTGGTCGTAACGCCTTTAAAAACGCCGGTTCTCATGGCCTTTTTAATTTCCTCAATATTCGCTGTATCTAAAAACATTTTTTATTCCTCCCTTTATTTTGTGCAACGATTATAACAAAACTGTCTTAAAATATTTCAAAAAAAGCTCCGGAGTCAGTTTCTCTGACCTCCGGAGCTCGGTTCGTTCTAAATGTTCTTTAATAAGCTTCTACAAATAATTCAAAGTATTCTCTGCCGTGCTTGCAGGCCGGGCATACCTTTGGCGCTTCCTTGCCTTCGCTGATATAGCCGCAGTTTCCGCATTTCCATTTGACAGATTCTGAACGCTTAAATACGCGTTCCTTTTCAATGTTTTCAGCTAATTTTAAATAGCGGGCTTCATGGGCTTTTTCAACCTCTACAATATATTTGAAGGTAGCCGCAATATCTTTAAAGCCTTCTTCTTCAGCGGTTTTTCCAAAGTTATTGTACAAGTCGCTCCATTCTTCGCGTTCGCCGGCAGCGGCGTTGATCAGATTGGTGCGGGTGTCGTCACTCAAGCTGACAGGATATTCTGCGGTAAAGCCGACCATCATGGCTTCGCCGTCCAGACCTTCATTTTCCACGATGTATTTGTAGAACATTTCGGCGTGTTCTTTTTCATTGGCTGCTGTTTCCAAAAAAATATTCTGGATCTGAATATAGCCTTCCTTTTTAGCTTTTGACGCAAAAAAAGTATAACGGTTGCGGGCCTGGCTTTCACC containing:
- a CDS encoding transaldolase family protein; translation: MFLDTANIEEIKKAMRTGVFKGVTTNPTILLNERTPRAEKVREILEMGVRFIYVQAIGETVEERLEDCETILSLDNAGRVGLKIPMDIAGLEVVKQIREKYPDCRILGTAVYSADQGIFAALAGCDSIAPYINRMSNNDLDPYKAVSIIRDFIDEHQLDCEILGASFKNTNQVIQTLACGAHSVTIPYNIFEKMMNKELAVSAIETFNRHGEMLKEKY
- the rbr gene encoding rubrerythrin — its product is MGKLKGTKTLENLMKAFAGESQARNRYTFFASKAKKEGYIQIQNIFLETAANEKEHAEMFYKYIVENEGLDGEAMMVGFTAEYPVSLSDDTRTNLINAAAGEREEWSDLYNNFGKTAEEEGFKDIAATFKYIVEVEKAHEARYLKLAENIEKERVFKRSESVKWKCGNCGYISEGKEAPKVCPACKHGREYFELFVEAY